A single Pseudodesulfovibrio aespoeensis Aspo-2 DNA region contains:
- a CDS encoding cell division protein ZapA: MPRYTLNLFGLDISFKTDAESTRIEAAQALLEKRFKDLTTGAGDLSKEKMLTFLLLSLADDYLVGEAKLARLEEKIGEILEKNLE; this comes from the coding sequence ATGCCACGCTACACGTTGAACCTGTTCGGCCTGGATATCTCCTTCAAGACGGATGCGGAAAGCACCCGCATTGAAGCTGCACAGGCTCTGTTGGAAAAACGGTTCAAGGATCTGACCACCGGGGCCGGGGACCTCAGCAAGGAAAAGATGTTGACGTTCCTGCTTTTGAGCCTTGCGGACGACTATCTGGTCGGCGAGGCCAAACTGGCGCGGCTGGAAGAGAAGATCGGAGAGATTTTGGAAAAAAACCTCGAATGA
- a CDS encoding class I SAM-dependent methyltransferase, which yields MEILFKIYEGLDREGPGSRAMTQRALALCAGLPESPRVLELGCGSGGATLALAGLTGGSLVAVDVHQPFLDTLAGRAAAAGLAHRIATAKADMAALDFEPESFDLIWCEGAAYIMGVDQAMEEWKRFLRPGGFLVFSDAVWLATSVPDEVRAYWAEEYPAMRTPADIVSAGQALGYESVGHFSVDRECWDAFYDDLERHLDKVETLYGDDPDGRAVIDGSRREISLYRAHPGVYGYEFLCFRR from the coding sequence ATGGAGATACTTTTCAAGATATATGAAGGACTGGACAGAGAGGGGCCGGGCAGCCGGGCCATGACCCAGCGCGCCCTGGCCCTGTGCGCCGGGTTGCCGGAAAGCCCGCGGGTGCTGGAACTTGGGTGCGGTTCAGGCGGGGCGACCCTGGCCCTGGCCGGGCTGACCGGCGGCAGCCTGGTGGCCGTGGACGTGCATCAGCCGTTTCTGGACACCCTGGCCGGACGGGCTGCCGCCGCTGGTCTGGCCCACCGGATCGCGACCGCGAAGGCCGACATGGCTGCCCTGGATTTCGAGCCGGAGAGCTTTGACCTGATCTGGTGCGAGGGCGCGGCCTATATCATGGGTGTGGACCAGGCCATGGAGGAATGGAAACGGTTCCTGCGGCCCGGCGGTTTTCTGGTGTTCAGCGACGCGGTCTGGCTTGCCACTTCCGTCCCTGACGAGGTGCGTGCCTACTGGGCCGAAGAGTACCCTGCCATGCGCACGCCCGCGGACATCGTTAGCGCCGGACAGGCGCTGGGATATGAATCCGTCGGCCACTTTTCTGTGGACCGCGAGTGCTGGGATGCCTTTTACGATGATCTGGAGCGACATCTGGACAAGGTGGAAACGCTTTATGGCGATGACCCGGACGGTCGGGCCGTCATCGACGGCAGTCGGCGCGAGATCAGCCTCTACCGGGCGCATCCCGGCGTGTACGGATACGAGTTCCTCTGCTTCAGGAGGTGA
- a CDS encoding CheR family methyltransferase, translating into MSKENRVAAGGAPHLDKEALNKSMEKTMSLFRAEMGDGEFKRFSELIQSEFGIKMPPTKKVLLQSRFQKRLRALGMHSYKEYCDYVFSEQGREQERSHLVDVVTTNTTHFFREPKHWEIMNTMVLPELWQRGVGRVKPLRLWSAGCSSGEEPYTLAMVLSEFAVRSQGFDFAILATDISREILQKAMRAVYSIEKADEIPQNMKKKYLLKSKTKPLIKIDGGLRAKVSFQQLNFMEDFRIQEPQDIIFCRNVVIYFDRDTQVVLFNKFCNHIKPGGYLFIGHSESLSGMRLPIRQIAPTVFQKIG; encoded by the coding sequence ATGAGCAAGGAAAACAGAGTCGCCGCAGGCGGTGCGCCGCACCTCGACAAGGAGGCGCTGAACAAGTCCATGGAAAAGACCATGAGTCTGTTCCGCGCCGAGATGGGCGACGGCGAGTTCAAGCGCTTCAGCGAACTCATCCAGAGCGAGTTCGGCATCAAGATGCCGCCCACCAAGAAAGTGCTGCTCCAGTCGCGCTTCCAAAAAAGGCTGCGTGCCCTGGGCATGCACTCCTACAAGGAATATTGCGACTACGTTTTTTCCGAGCAGGGGCGGGAGCAGGAGCGCTCGCACCTTGTGGACGTGGTCACCACCAACACCACCCATTTCTTTCGCGAGCCCAAGCACTGGGAGATCATGAACACCATGGTCCTGCCCGAGTTGTGGCAGCGCGGCGTTGGCCGGGTGAAACCCCTGCGGCTCTGGAGCGCGGGCTGCTCCAGCGGCGAGGAGCCGTACACCCTGGCCATGGTCCTGTCCGAGTTCGCGGTCCGCTCCCAGGGCTTTGATTTCGCCATCCTGGCCACGGATATCTCGCGCGAGATCCTCCAAAAGGCCATGCGCGCCGTCTACTCCATTGAGAAGGCCGACGAGATCCCTCAGAACATGAAGAAGAAATACCTGCTCAAAAGCAAGACCAAGCCGCTCATCAAGATCGACGGCGGGTTGCGCGCCAAGGTCAGCTTCCAGCAGCTCAACTTCATGGAGGATTTCCGCATCCAGGAGCCGCAGGACATCATCTTCTGCCGCAACGTGGTCATCTACTTCGACCGTGACACCCAGGTGGTGCTCTTCAACAAGTTCTGCAATCACATCAAGCCGGGCGGCTATCTCTTCATCGGCCATTCCGAGAGCCTCTCCGGCATGCGGTTGCCCATCCGGCAGATCGCGCCCACCGTGTTCCAGAAGATCGGCTGA
- a CDS encoding pyridoxal phosphate-dependent aminotransferase, with protein MRISDRLERIKPSATLAVNAKAQALKAQGREIISLAVGQPDFGTPTHVCEAAKAALDEGFTRYTPVPGIPELREAVAAYYGRFYGARATGDNTIISNGGKQVLYNLFMALLNPGDEVLIPAPYWVSYPAMVQLADGVSVFVPTTADQNFLVTLDALEAARTDKTRLLLLNSPSNPTGCCYTQVQLEAIAAWAREKKVFIVSDEVYDRLVYAPAEPASLAKTWEAYPETIAIVGALSKSFCMTGWRVGYALAHETLIKALSKIQGQSTSNINSIAQKAALTALNGSWDIVDEMKRAFVRRRDIAYGIITGWGAQCPKPDGAFYLFPVLGQFYTADAPDSATMCAKLLDEAGVALVPGSAFGDDTCIRFSYAVDDDTLRTALERVGTVLTGK; from the coding sequence ATGCGTATTTCCGACCGTCTGGAGAGGATCAAGCCATCGGCCACCCTGGCTGTGAACGCCAAGGCGCAGGCGCTGAAGGCCCAGGGCCGGGAGATCATCAGCCTGGCCGTGGGCCAGCCCGATTTCGGCACCCCGACGCACGTCTGCGAGGCGGCCAAGGCGGCCCTGGACGAGGGTTTCACCCGCTACACTCCGGTGCCGGGCATTCCCGAGCTGCGCGAGGCCGTGGCCGCCTACTATGGCCGGTTCTACGGAGCCAGGGCCACGGGCGACAACACCATCATCAGCAACGGCGGCAAGCAGGTGCTCTACAACCTGTTCATGGCCCTGCTCAATCCGGGTGACGAAGTGCTCATCCCGGCCCCCTACTGGGTCAGCTACCCGGCCATGGTCCAGCTGGCGGACGGGGTGTCCGTGTTCGTGCCCACCACCGCGGACCAGAACTTCCTCGTCACCCTGGACGCCCTGGAGGCGGCGCGCACGGACAAGACCCGGCTGCTCCTCCTCAACTCGCCCTCCAACCCCACGGGCTGCTGCTACACCCAGGTCCAGCTCGAAGCCATCGCGGCCTGGGCGCGCGAAAAAAAAGTCTTCATCGTCTCCGACGAGGTGTACGACCGGCTGGTCTACGCCCCGGCAGAGCCCGCCTCCCTGGCCAAGACCTGGGAGGCTTATCCCGAGACCATCGCCATCGTGGGCGCGCTCTCCAAGTCCTTCTGCATGACCGGCTGGCGCGTGGGCTACGCCCTGGCCCACGAAACGCTGATCAAGGCCCTGTCCAAGATCCAGGGCCAGTCCACCTCCAACATCAACTCCATCGCCCAGAAGGCGGCCCTGACCGCCCTGAACGGCTCATGGGACATCGTGGACGAGATGAAGCGCGCCTTTGTCCGCCGCCGCGACATCGCCTACGGGATCATCACCGGCTGGGGCGCGCAGTGTCCGAAGCCGGACGGCGCATTCTACCTCTTCCCGGTGCTCGGCCAATTCTACACCGCCGACGCGCCCGACTCGGCCACCATGTGCGCCAAGCTGCTTGATGAAGCAGGCGTGGCCCTGGTGCCCGGCTCCGCCTTTGGCGATGACACGTGCATCCGCTTCTCCTACGCCGTGGACGACGATACCCTGCGCACCGCCCTGGAGCGCGTGGGCACGGTACTGACCGGCAAATAA
- a CDS encoding PAS domain S-box protein, translating to MSNRRLGLALPWALVLALLAALAWSLPAGGQDRRAVNRVGSFYVTEAEQAWLDAHKDLRLGVWLGSPPVVFRGSDGSIQGMSPAYVDIVIRKLGLTPTRVRASSFPALWELAKAGEVDMVGALPGAPEHESDMLVSEPYLLLPIVVATRADYPFISGLKDLSGKVVAVAAGHVPAMRIPRDHPAIQLMPVASSEEGLRALVSGRASALVAPEAAIAYLARERGISNIRIAAITEYSSRLSIGVRKDWPVLLTLVNRALASITKEERTGIRDYWTVLHDSQWVGRPQVWRMVGLVLAGAMLLLSLFFLWNRRLTREIAQRKLAEAEYRRAHEATQRIIESADIIIVGLDYAGHVRLFNRAGETVTGYARDEILGRNWFELVVPKERFPFVWDEFSRLVNEGPRGVADTFESPILTKSGETRHILWRNSVTGDDEELATISYGTDITNRLHAEEELRLTQFAVDNAAMGVFRVRPSGRIVYANLTGARMLGYTRSELRRMVVADVTSAVTRETWPDLWARLKEDQVVTLESVVRGKDETSLAVEVSAYHLLFKGTEVAIAFVFDISERKRVETLREDVERLVRHDLRSPTLAVQTLFTLFDRADNLTSDQRELLESVKQASRRMLNIIDMSRALYKMEAGTYTLYPVPVDLLAVAESVLDDLRPVLRASSVSMAVNLSGEPAGPDNVFMVRSEELLCYALLSNLIKNAVEASPQGSTVTLNMRAADEHVITVHNAGAIPEAIRSTFFEKYVTAGKRQGTGLGTYTAKLIATTLGGSISFTTSESQGTTMTLRLPVH from the coding sequence ATGTCGAACCGCCGCCTTGGTCTGGCCCTGCCGTGGGCCCTGGTCCTGGCCCTGCTGGCCGCGCTGGCGTGGAGCCTGCCCGCTGGCGGGCAGGACCGCCGCGCGGTGAACCGGGTCGGATCCTTCTACGTCACCGAGGCGGAGCAGGCCTGGCTCGATGCCCACAAGGACCTGCGCCTGGGCGTCTGGCTCGGCTCTCCGCCTGTCGTGTTCCGGGGGTCGGACGGGTCCATCCAGGGCATGTCCCCGGCCTATGTGGATATCGTCATACGCAAGCTGGGGCTCACGCCCACACGGGTGCGTGCGTCGAGCTTCCCGGCCTTGTGGGAGCTGGCCAAGGCGGGCGAGGTGGACATGGTGGGCGCGCTGCCGGGCGCGCCGGAGCACGAGAGCGACATGCTCGTGTCCGAGCCGTACCTGCTCCTGCCCATCGTCGTCGCCACTCGGGCCGACTATCCGTTCATCTCCGGGCTCAAGGACTTGTCGGGCAAGGTGGTGGCCGTGGCTGCCGGACACGTTCCGGCCATGCGCATTCCCAGGGACCATCCAGCCATCCAGCTGATGCCTGTCGCCTCCTCCGAGGAGGGGCTGCGCGCCCTGGTCTCGGGCCGGGCCTCGGCCCTTGTGGCGCCCGAGGCCGCCATCGCCTATCTCGCCAGGGAGCGGGGCATTTCCAACATCCGCATCGCGGCCATCACCGAGTATTCCTCGCGCCTGTCCATCGGCGTGCGCAAGGATTGGCCCGTGCTGCTGACCCTGGTCAACCGCGCCCTGGCCTCCATCACCAAGGAGGAGCGCACCGGCATCCGCGACTACTGGACCGTGCTCCATGACAGCCAGTGGGTCGGGCGCCCGCAGGTCTGGCGCATGGTGGGGCTGGTGTTGGCGGGCGCGATGCTGCTGCTGTCGCTGTTTTTCCTGTGGAACCGCCGCCTGACCAGGGAGATCGCGCAGCGCAAGCTGGCCGAGGCCGAGTACCGGCGCGCCCACGAGGCCACCCAGCGGATCATCGAATCCGCAGACATCATCATCGTCGGCCTGGACTACGCGGGCCATGTGCGGCTCTTCAACCGGGCGGGTGAGACCGTCACCGGCTATGCCCGCGACGAGATCCTGGGGCGCAACTGGTTCGAGCTGGTGGTGCCCAAGGAGCGGTTTCCCTTTGTCTGGGACGAGTTCTCGCGGCTGGTCAACGAGGGGCCGCGCGGCGTGGCCGACACTTTTGAAAGCCCCATTCTGACCAAGAGCGGGGAGACGCGGCACATCCTGTGGCGCAACTCCGTAACCGGCGACGATGAGGAGCTGGCCACCATCTCCTACGGCACGGACATCACCAACCGGCTGCACGCCGAGGAAGAGCTGCGGCTGACCCAGTTCGCCGTGGACAATGCGGCCATGGGCGTGTTTCGGGTAAGGCCCTCCGGGCGCATCGTCTACGCCAACCTGACCGGAGCCAGGATGCTCGGCTACACCCGCAGCGAGCTGCGGCGCATGGTGGTGGCCGACGTGACCTCTGCCGTGACCAGGGAAACCTGGCCCGACCTGTGGGCCAGGCTCAAGGAGGATCAGGTGGTCACCCTTGAGTCCGTGGTGCGCGGCAAGGACGAGACCAGCCTCGCCGTGGAGGTCTCGGCCTATCACCTGCTCTTCAAGGGAACCGAGGTGGCCATCGCCTTTGTCTTCGACATCTCGGAGCGCAAGCGGGTCGAGACCCTGCGTGAGGATGTGGAGCGGCTGGTGCGCCACGACCTGCGCTCGCCCACCCTGGCCGTGCAGACCCTCTTCACCCTCTTTGACCGGGCCGACAACCTGACCAGCGACCAGCGCGAACTGCTCGAAAGCGTCAAGCAGGCCAGCCGGAGGATGCTCAACATCATCGACATGTCCCGCGCCCTCTACAAGATGGAGGCAGGCACCTACACCCTCTACCCGGTGCCTGTGGACCTGCTGGCCGTGGCCGAATCTGTGCTCGACGACCTGCGGCCCGTGCTGCGCGCATCAAGCGTATCCATGGCCGTGAACCTTTCCGGCGAACCAGCCGGGCCGGACAACGTCTTCATGGTCCGCTCCGAGGAGCTGCTCTGCTACGCACTCCTCTCCAACCTGATCAAGAACGCGGTCGAGGCCTCGCCCCAAGGCTCCACCGTGACCTTGAACATGCGCGCCGCTGACGAGCACGTCATTACCGTGCACAACGCGGGAGCCATCCCCGAGGCCATCCGCAGCACCTTCTTCGAAAAATACGTCACCGCGGGCAAGCGCCAGGGCACCGGGCTCGGCACCTACACGGCCAAGCTCATCGCCACCACCCTGGGCGGCTCCATCAGCTTCACCACCTCCGAGAGCCAAGGCACCACCATGACCCTCCGGCTGCCTGTACACTAG
- a CDS encoding TIGR00282 family metallophosphoesterase — MRILFLGDIVGRPGRAVVREQVRRVREQAGIDLVFANGENASGGFGLSARNASELFGAGIDGMTGGNHTWKFRNLWNLLDTDERLLRPHNYPVGAPGSGVRVFRREGRAPVAVINLQGRTFMPPVDCPFAAAEAALAELDDVVIRIVDFHAEASGEKQALAWFLDGRVSAVLGTHTHTQTNDAVVLPGGTAYITDLGMCGPMGSCIGMRPEIIIDRYRTGLPGVLEVAPGKGVLHGAVFDIDDTTGTAVSIVPFRQE, encoded by the coding sequence ATGCGGATTCTGTTTCTTGGCGACATCGTGGGCAGGCCCGGTCGCGCGGTGGTGCGCGAGCAAGTCAGGCGGGTGCGCGAGCAGGCGGGCATTGATCTGGTCTTTGCCAATGGCGAGAACGCCAGCGGCGGCTTCGGCCTCTCGGCCCGCAACGCCTCGGAGCTGTTTGGCGCGGGCATCGACGGCATGACCGGCGGCAACCACACCTGGAAGTTCAGGAACCTCTGGAATCTCCTGGACACGGACGAGCGGCTGCTGCGGCCCCACAATTATCCAGTCGGCGCGCCCGGCTCCGGGGTACGCGTCTTTCGGCGCGAGGGGCGTGCGCCGGTGGCTGTCATCAACCTCCAGGGGCGCACCTTCATGCCGCCGGTGGACTGCCCCTTTGCCGCAGCCGAGGCGGCCCTGGCCGAGCTTGACGACGTGGTCATCCGCATCGTGGATTTTCACGCCGAGGCGTCGGGCGAGAAGCAGGCCCTGGCCTGGTTCCTGGATGGCCGGGTCAGCGCAGTGCTTGGCACCCATACCCATACCCAGACCAACGATGCTGTTGTGCTGCCCGGCGGGACAGCCTATATAACGGACCTGGGCATGTGCGGCCCAATGGGATCGTGCATCGGCATGCGGCCTGAAATCATCATCGACCGCTACCGCACCGGCCTGCCCGGCGTGCTCGAAGTGGCACCGGGCAAAGGGGTTTTACACGGCGCGGTTTTTGACATAGATGATACGACCGGCACGGCGGTTTCCATAGTTCCGTTCCGGCAGGAATAA
- the rny gene encoding ribonuclease Y, whose amino-acid sequence MFIEIAMIGAGAGLGLGAGFLLQRYISEKQVSDARGLADRIVEEARKESEALKKESRLQAQDEIFSQKKELEREFKDRENQLKNEEKRLQGKEERLDAKREKVADKEAQVVELEKQLIKQEKQLAELEEDLEQKAGEHERRLQEISGLTVEEAREKLLAEIESRTRHEAARMVRTIEMEAKENASKKAREILSLALQRYAGDYAGEQTVTAVTLPSEDMKGRIIGREGRNIRAIEAATGVDLIIDDTPETVVLSAFSPLKREVAKQALERLIHDGRIHPARIEEVVKKVESEMDTKLKEIGEQATFDVGVHGIHPELVNLLGRLHYRTSFSQNVLQHSMEVAFLCGVMAAELGLNEKEAKRAGLLHDLGKAVDHEVEGPHAIIGADLAKKHGESKEIVHAIAAHHEDTPPMSILANLVQAADSLSGARPGARKELLENYVKRLEELEGLATSFDGVSKAYAIQAGREIRVMVDSERVGDESTYVLCKDIAEKIENNMTYPGQIRVTVIREKRAVGYAK is encoded by the coding sequence ATGTTCATAGAAATCGCCATGATCGGCGCAGGGGCTGGCCTAGGCCTTGGGGCCGGGTTCCTGCTGCAACGATACATATCCGAGAAACAGGTGTCCGACGCGCGCGGGCTGGCCGACCGGATCGTCGAAGAGGCGAGAAAGGAGAGCGAGGCCCTGAAAAAGGAGTCCAGGCTCCAGGCGCAGGACGAGATTTTCAGCCAGAAGAAAGAGCTGGAGCGCGAGTTCAAGGACCGCGAAAACCAGCTCAAGAACGAAGAGAAACGCCTCCAGGGCAAGGAGGAGCGGCTCGACGCCAAGCGCGAGAAGGTCGCAGACAAGGAAGCCCAGGTGGTGGAGCTGGAAAAACAGCTCATCAAGCAGGAAAAACAGCTGGCCGAGCTTGAGGAGGACCTTGAGCAGAAGGCTGGCGAGCACGAGCGCAGGCTCCAGGAAATATCCGGCCTGACGGTGGAGGAGGCCAGGGAAAAACTCCTGGCCGAGATCGAGTCGCGCACCCGGCACGAGGCCGCCAGGATGGTCCGCACCATCGAGATGGAGGCCAAGGAAAACGCCAGCAAGAAGGCGCGCGAAATCCTCTCCCTGGCCCTGCAACGCTACGCGGGCGACTACGCGGGCGAGCAGACGGTCACTGCCGTGACCCTGCCCTCCGAAGACATGAAGGGCCGCATCATAGGCCGCGAAGGGCGCAACATCCGCGCCATCGAGGCGGCCACGGGCGTGGACCTGATCATCGACGACACGCCAGAGACCGTGGTCCTCTCCGCCTTCAGCCCGCTCAAGCGCGAGGTGGCCAAGCAGGCGCTGGAGCGGCTCATCCACGACGGGCGCATCCACCCGGCCCGCATCGAGGAAGTGGTCAAGAAGGTCGAGAGCGAGATGGACACCAAACTCAAGGAGATCGGCGAACAGGCCACCTTTGACGTGGGCGTGCACGGCATCCACCCGGAGCTGGTCAACCTGCTCGGGCGGCTGCACTACCGCACCAGCTTCTCGCAGAACGTGCTCCAGCACTCCATGGAGGTCGCCTTCCTGTGCGGCGTCATGGCCGCCGAGCTGGGCCTCAACGAGAAGGAGGCCAAGCGCGCCGGGCTGCTGCACGACCTGGGCAAGGCCGTGGACCACGAGGTCGAAGGCCCCCACGCCATCATCGGCGCGGACCTGGCCAAGAAGCACGGCGAGTCCAAGGAGATCGTCCATGCCATCGCCGCCCACCACGAGGACACCCCGCCCATGTCCATCCTGGCCAATCTGGTCCAGGCCGCGGACTCCCTCTCGGGCGCGCGCCCCGGCGCACGCAAGGAGCTGCTTGAGAACTATGTCAAGCGGCTTGAGGAGCTGGAAGGGCTGGCCACCAGCTTTGACGGCGTGTCCAAGGCCTACGCCATCCAGGCGGGCCGTGAGATCCGCGTCATGGTCGATTCCGAGCGGGTCGGCGACGAGAGCACCTATGTCTTGTGCAAGGATATCGCCGAGAAGATTGAGAACAACATGACCTATCCCGGCCAGATCCGGGTCACGGTCATCAGGGAAAAACGAGCCGTCGGCTACGCCAAATAG
- the glmU gene encoding bifunctional UDP-N-acetylglucosamine diphosphorylase/glucosamine-1-phosphate N-acetyltransferase GlmU has product MTKPKITALVLAAGKGTRMHSSRPKVLQTLLGEPMLRYVYDAIKPLFGQAAITVVGHGSGLVEQAFPEMAGQFVLQAQQLGTGHALQVAWDAVKADGTDYCLVINGDTPLITAEGLGRLAGQAGCCDLAFMTITPRDTAQFGRVVRDENQRISAIVEAKDYCMAVHGPVTGEVNAGIYLLRVSSVDTLLGQLRNENKSGEYYVTDLIGLAVASAMAVESVQCGDDISLMGINSPRELIRAESELRRRIVEAHIDRGVLIHNPETVIIGPRVAVEPGAEIFGHCEIYGASSVAAGSRLGSYTHITDSTFAPGCVVREFCHIEGAEVGPQAVVGPYARLRPGTVLHTGARVGNFVEMKKAVLGEGAKASHLSYLGDAEVGAGANIGAGTITCNYDGKNKFTTTIGPGAFIGSNTALVAPVTVGRDALVGAGSTITKDVPDEGGAIARGRQVNIHRRLKKS; this is encoded by the coding sequence ATGACCAAACCGAAGATCACCGCCCTGGTTCTTGCCGCGGGCAAGGGCACCCGCATGCACTCGTCCCGGCCCAAGGTGCTGCAGACCCTGCTGGGCGAGCCCATGCTGCGCTATGTCTACGATGCCATCAAACCTCTCTTTGGTCAGGCCGCCATCACGGTGGTGGGCCACGGTAGCGGGCTGGTGGAGCAGGCTTTTCCGGAGATGGCAGGTCAATTCGTGCTCCAGGCGCAGCAGCTCGGCACAGGCCATGCCCTCCAGGTGGCCTGGGACGCGGTCAAGGCCGATGGCACCGACTACTGCCTGGTCATCAACGGCGACACGCCGCTCATCACGGCTGAGGGGCTGGGTCGGCTGGCCGGTCAGGCAGGCTGCTGCGATCTCGCCTTCATGACCATCACCCCGCGCGACACGGCGCAGTTTGGCCGCGTGGTGCGTGACGAGAACCAGCGCATCAGCGCCATTGTCGAAGCCAAGGATTACTGCATGGCCGTTCACGGCCCGGTCACCGGCGAGGTCAACGCAGGCATCTACCTGCTCCGGGTGTCGAGCGTGGACACGCTCCTTGGACAGTTGCGCAACGAGAACAAGAGCGGAGAATACTACGTCACCGACCTGATCGGGCTGGCCGTGGCCAGCGCCATGGCCGTAGAGAGCGTCCAGTGCGGCGACGACATCAGCCTCATGGGCATCAACAGCCCGCGCGAGCTGATCCGGGCCGAGTCCGAGCTGCGCCGCCGGATCGTCGAGGCGCATATCGACCGCGGAGTGCTCATCCACAACCCGGAGACAGTCATCATCGGTCCGCGCGTGGCCGTGGAGCCGGGTGCGGAAATTTTCGGCCATTGCGAGATTTACGGCGCGTCGTCCGTGGCCGCCGGGTCGCGGCTCGGGTCCTATACCCACATCACCGATTCCACCTTTGCGCCCGGCTGCGTGGTGCGCGAGTTCTGCCACATCGAGGGGGCCGAGGTCGGGCCGCAGGCCGTGGTCGGCCCCTATGCCCGGCTCAGGCCCGGCACGGTCCTGCACACCGGGGCCAGGGTGGGCAATTTCGTGGAGATGAAAAAAGCCGTGCTCGGCGAGGGGGCCAAGGCCAGCCATCTTTCCTACCTGGGCGATGCCGAGGTCGGGGCAGGGGCCAATATCGGCGCGGGAACCATCACTTGTAACTATGACGGCAAAAACAAATTCACGACCACCATCGGTCCCGGCGCCTTCATCGGAAGCAACACGGCCCTGGTCGCTCCGGTGACCGTTGGCCGCGATGCGTTGGTCGGGGCCGGTTCCACCATCACCAAGGATGTGCCTGACGAGGGCGGGGCCATAGCCAGGGGCAGACAGGTCAATATCCATCGGCGGCTGAAGAAGTCTTGA
- the tyrS gene encoding tyrosine--tRNA ligase, with protein sequence MNIYDELKWRGLINQVSDEEKVRTYLSNQGAVMYCGFDPTAESLHVGNLVPLLCLARMKRAGHNPIFLLGGATGLIGDPSGKDKERELSRREDLDVRSEKIKGQVRRFFERNTGDRPEITNNYIWTKDLTAIELLRDVGKYFTVNWMLQKESVKGRIDRDDVGISYTEFSYMILQGYDYYHLFKTKGCRLQLGGGDQWGNITAGCELVRKKCAQEDGEQEEVFALTFPLITTASGKKFGKSEKGAIFLNPDITPPYAFYQFFINTDDRDVIKFLKLFTFLDQDEINALERELAEAPHLRSAQKRLAEEVTRMVHGQPELDRVMAATEALFGEGSLKGVDPATLRAALETAPHCHYAPSNVPDLPQMLLDLQLAASKGQARKDIASGGVYINGERVEADQGVAEADFIGGELLIIRKGKKHYGLVTRG encoded by the coding sequence ATGAACATTTACGACGAATTGAAATGGCGTGGGCTGATCAACCAGGTCTCTGACGAGGAGAAGGTGCGCACCTACCTGTCCAACCAGGGCGCAGTCATGTATTGCGGGTTTGACCCCACCGCCGAAAGCCTGCACGTCGGCAACCTCGTCCCGCTCTTGTGTCTTGCCCGCATGAAGCGCGCCGGACACAATCCCATCTTTCTCCTGGGCGGCGCCACCGGCCTCATCGGCGACCCCTCGGGCAAGGACAAGGAGCGCGAGCTTTCGCGCCGGGAAGACCTTGATGTCCGCTCCGAAAAGATCAAGGGGCAGGTGCGCCGTTTCTTTGAGCGCAACACCGGTGATCGCCCGGAGATCACCAACAACTATATTTGGACCAAGGACCTGACCGCCATCGAGCTGCTGCGCGATGTGGGCAAGTATTTCACGGTCAACTGGATGCTCCAGAAGGAGTCGGTCAAGGGTCGCATCGACCGCGACGATGTGGGCATCTCCTACACCGAGTTCAGCTACATGATCCTCCAGGGGTACGACTACTACCACCTGTTCAAGACCAAGGGGTGCCGGTTGCAGCTCGGTGGCGGCGACCAGTGGGGCAACATCACTGCTGGCTGTGAGCTGGTGCGCAAGAAGTGCGCCCAGGAGGACGGCGAGCAGGAAGAGGTCTTTGCCCTGACCTTCCCGCTGATCACCACGGCCTCGGGCAAGAAGTTCGGCAAGAGCGAGAAGGGCGCCATCTTCCTCAACCCGGACATCACGCCGCCCTACGCCTTTTATCAGTTCTTCATCAACACCGATGACCGCGACGTGATCAAGTTCCTCAAGCTCTTTACCTTTCTGGACCAGGACGAGATCAATGCCCTGGAAAGGGAACTGGCCGAGGCACCACACCTGCGCTCGGCCCAGAAGCGGCTGGCCGAGGAGGTCACGCGCATGGTCCACGGCCAGCCCGAGCTGGACCGCGTCATGGCCGCCACAGAGGCTCTGTTCGGCGAAGGCTCGCTCAAGGGCGTGGACCCGGCCACCCTGCGCGCCGCGCTGGAAACCGCGCCCCACTGCCACTACGCGCCCTCCAACGTGCCCGACCTGCCGCAGATGCTGCTGGACCTCCAACTGGCTGCCTCCAAGGGGCAGGCCCGCAAGGACATCGCGAGCGGCGGCGTCTACATCAACGGCGAGCGGGTCGAGGCCGATCAGGGCGTGGCCGAGGCCGACTTCATCGGCGGCGAGCTGCTGATCATCCGCAAGGGCAAGAAGCACTACGGCCTCGTCACCCGGGGTTGA